A window of the Gossypium hirsutum isolate 1008001.06 chromosome A03, Gossypium_hirsutum_v2.1, whole genome shotgun sequence genome harbors these coding sequences:
- the LOC107887446 gene encoding tobamovirus multiplication protein 1 isoform X3: MLGVQMVRVKGFVLTEKLLFKDGRIMFDWWDEIDESKEWQRFIFHLLSASYAVVSIVALVQLCRIQLRVSEYGWTTQKVFHLMNFIVNGLRAVLFGFYKSVFLVKSKALEMVLLDLPGLLFFSTYTLLVLFWAEIYHQARSLPINKLRPAYYSINGFIYFAQACLWISVRLSQSNLAVELSRLFISVISFCAALGFMIYGGRLFFMLRRFPIESRGRQRKLFEVGFVTGICCTCCLIRCIVSTLSANMNAGLDVLDHPILNLIYYMFVEILPSALVLFILRKLPPKRVSEQYHPIR; encoded by the exons atgcTTGG AGTTCAAATGGTGAGAGTaaagggttttgttttaactgaAAAACTCTTGTTTAAAGATGGAAGAATAATGTTTGATTGGTGGGATGAGATTGATGAATCTAAGGAATGGCAGAGATTCATTTTCCATTTATTATCTGCCTCCTATGCTGTGGTTTCCATTGTTGCCCTG GTACAACTATGTCGCATTCAGTTGAGAGTGTCAGAGTATGGGTGGACAACACAAAAGGTTTTCCACTTGATGAACTTTATTGTGAACGGAT TGAGGGCTGTTCTATTCGGTTTCTACAAGAGCGTGTTTCTCGTTAAATCTAAG GCACTTGAAATGGTGCTTCTGGATCTTCCCggtcttttatttttctcaacatATACATTACTTGTCCTTTTCTGGGCCGAGATATATCACCAG GCAAGAAGTCTTCCCATTAATAAACTTCGGCCTGCATACTATAGCATCAACGGATTTATATACTTTGCTCAG GCATGCCTATGGATATCAGTAAGATTAAGTCAAAGCAATCTTGCAGTGGAACTTAGTAGACTCTTCATTTCAG TAATATCATTCTGTGCTGCATTGGGGTTCATGATATATGGTGGGAG GTTGTTCTTCATGTTGAGGCGGTTCCCTATCGAATCAAGAGGTCGTCAAAGAAAGCTGTTCGAG GTCGGCTTTGTAACAGGAATCTGCTGTACTTGTTGCTTGATAAGATGCATTGTG TCCACACTCTCGGCCAACATGAATGCTGGTCTTGATGTTCTAGATCATCCAATCCTAAATCTTATCTATTACATG TTCGTAGAAATCCTTCCATCAGCTTTGGTACTGTTCATTCTTCGAAAATTGCCTCCGAAGCGGGTCTCTGAACAGTACCACCCAATAAGATGA
- the LOC107887446 gene encoding tobamovirus multiplication protein 1 isoform X4 has product MVRVKGFVLTEKLLFKDGRIMFDWWDEIDESKEWQRFIFHLLSASYAVVSIVALVQLCRIQLRVSEYGWTTQKVFHLMNFIVNGLRAVLFGFYKSVFLVKSKALEMVLLDLPGLLFFSTYTLLVLFWAEIYHQARSLPINKLRPAYYSINGFIYFAQACLWISVRLSQSNLAVELSRLFISVISFCAALGFMIYGGRLFFMLRRFPIESRGRQRKLFEVGFVTGICCTCCLIRCIVSTLSANMNAGLDVLDHPILNLIYYMFVEILPSALVLFILRKLPPKRVSEQYHPIR; this is encoded by the exons ATGGTGAGAGTaaagggttttgttttaactgaAAAACTCTTGTTTAAAGATGGAAGAATAATGTTTGATTGGTGGGATGAGATTGATGAATCTAAGGAATGGCAGAGATTCATTTTCCATTTATTATCTGCCTCCTATGCTGTGGTTTCCATTGTTGCCCTG GTACAACTATGTCGCATTCAGTTGAGAGTGTCAGAGTATGGGTGGACAACACAAAAGGTTTTCCACTTGATGAACTTTATTGTGAACGGAT TGAGGGCTGTTCTATTCGGTTTCTACAAGAGCGTGTTTCTCGTTAAATCTAAG GCACTTGAAATGGTGCTTCTGGATCTTCCCggtcttttatttttctcaacatATACATTACTTGTCCTTTTCTGGGCCGAGATATATCACCAG GCAAGAAGTCTTCCCATTAATAAACTTCGGCCTGCATACTATAGCATCAACGGATTTATATACTTTGCTCAG GCATGCCTATGGATATCAGTAAGATTAAGTCAAAGCAATCTTGCAGTGGAACTTAGTAGACTCTTCATTTCAG TAATATCATTCTGTGCTGCATTGGGGTTCATGATATATGGTGGGAG GTTGTTCTTCATGTTGAGGCGGTTCCCTATCGAATCAAGAGGTCGTCAAAGAAAGCTGTTCGAG GTCGGCTTTGTAACAGGAATCTGCTGTACTTGTTGCTTGATAAGATGCATTGTG TCCACACTCTCGGCCAACATGAATGCTGGTCTTGATGTTCTAGATCATCCAATCCTAAATCTTATCTATTACATG TTCGTAGAAATCCTTCCATCAGCTTTGGTACTGTTCATTCTTCGAAAATTGCCTCCGAAGCGGGTCTCTGAACAGTACCACCCAATAAGATGA
- the LOC107887446 gene encoding tobamovirus multiplication protein 1 isoform X2 has product MLGYDLKVQMVRVKGFVLTEKLLFKDGRIMFDWWDEIDESKEWQRFIFHLLSASYAVVSIVALVQLCRIQLRVSEYGWTTQKVFHLMNFIVNGLRAVLFGFYKSVFLVKSKALEMVLLDLPGLLFFSTYTLLVLFWAEIYHQARSLPINKLRPAYYSINGFIYFAQACLWISVRLSQSNLAVELSRLFISVISFCAALGFMIYGGRLFFMLRRFPIESRGRQRKLFEVGFVTGICCTCCLIRCIVSTLSANMNAGLDVLDHPILNLIYYMFVEILPSALVLFILRKLPPKRVSEQYHPIR; this is encoded by the exons atgcTTGGGTATGATCTCAA AGTTCAAATGGTGAGAGTaaagggttttgttttaactgaAAAACTCTTGTTTAAAGATGGAAGAATAATGTTTGATTGGTGGGATGAGATTGATGAATCTAAGGAATGGCAGAGATTCATTTTCCATTTATTATCTGCCTCCTATGCTGTGGTTTCCATTGTTGCCCTG GTACAACTATGTCGCATTCAGTTGAGAGTGTCAGAGTATGGGTGGACAACACAAAAGGTTTTCCACTTGATGAACTTTATTGTGAACGGAT TGAGGGCTGTTCTATTCGGTTTCTACAAGAGCGTGTTTCTCGTTAAATCTAAG GCACTTGAAATGGTGCTTCTGGATCTTCCCggtcttttatttttctcaacatATACATTACTTGTCCTTTTCTGGGCCGAGATATATCACCAG GCAAGAAGTCTTCCCATTAATAAACTTCGGCCTGCATACTATAGCATCAACGGATTTATATACTTTGCTCAG GCATGCCTATGGATATCAGTAAGATTAAGTCAAAGCAATCTTGCAGTGGAACTTAGTAGACTCTTCATTTCAG TAATATCATTCTGTGCTGCATTGGGGTTCATGATATATGGTGGGAG GTTGTTCTTCATGTTGAGGCGGTTCCCTATCGAATCAAGAGGTCGTCAAAGAAAGCTGTTCGAG GTCGGCTTTGTAACAGGAATCTGCTGTACTTGTTGCTTGATAAGATGCATTGTG TCCACACTCTCGGCCAACATGAATGCTGGTCTTGATGTTCTAGATCATCCAATCCTAAATCTTATCTATTACATG TTCGTAGAAATCCTTCCATCAGCTTTGGTACTGTTCATTCTTCGAAAATTGCCTCCGAAGCGGGTCTCTGAACAGTACCACCCAATAAGATGA
- the LOC107887446 gene encoding tobamovirus multiplication protein 1 isoform X1, whose translation MYKILRHNLKRFPCGLLLLSLVQMVRVKGFVLTEKLLFKDGRIMFDWWDEIDESKEWQRFIFHLLSASYAVVSIVALVQLCRIQLRVSEYGWTTQKVFHLMNFIVNGLRAVLFGFYKSVFLVKSKALEMVLLDLPGLLFFSTYTLLVLFWAEIYHQARSLPINKLRPAYYSINGFIYFAQACLWISVRLSQSNLAVELSRLFISVISFCAALGFMIYGGRLFFMLRRFPIESRGRQRKLFEVGFVTGICCTCCLIRCIVSTLSANMNAGLDVLDHPILNLIYYMFVEILPSALVLFILRKLPPKRVSEQYHPIR comes from the exons ATGTATAAAATCCTGAGGCACAACTTAAAAAGATTCCCATGTGGCCTTTTACTTCTTTCTTT AGTTCAAATGGTGAGAGTaaagggttttgttttaactgaAAAACTCTTGTTTAAAGATGGAAGAATAATGTTTGATTGGTGGGATGAGATTGATGAATCTAAGGAATGGCAGAGATTCATTTTCCATTTATTATCTGCCTCCTATGCTGTGGTTTCCATTGTTGCCCTG GTACAACTATGTCGCATTCAGTTGAGAGTGTCAGAGTATGGGTGGACAACACAAAAGGTTTTCCACTTGATGAACTTTATTGTGAACGGAT TGAGGGCTGTTCTATTCGGTTTCTACAAGAGCGTGTTTCTCGTTAAATCTAAG GCACTTGAAATGGTGCTTCTGGATCTTCCCggtcttttatttttctcaacatATACATTACTTGTCCTTTTCTGGGCCGAGATATATCACCAG GCAAGAAGTCTTCCCATTAATAAACTTCGGCCTGCATACTATAGCATCAACGGATTTATATACTTTGCTCAG GCATGCCTATGGATATCAGTAAGATTAAGTCAAAGCAATCTTGCAGTGGAACTTAGTAGACTCTTCATTTCAG TAATATCATTCTGTGCTGCATTGGGGTTCATGATATATGGTGGGAG GTTGTTCTTCATGTTGAGGCGGTTCCCTATCGAATCAAGAGGTCGTCAAAGAAAGCTGTTCGAG GTCGGCTTTGTAACAGGAATCTGCTGTACTTGTTGCTTGATAAGATGCATTGTG TCCACACTCTCGGCCAACATGAATGCTGGTCTTGATGTTCTAGATCATCCAATCCTAAATCTTATCTATTACATG TTCGTAGAAATCCTTCCATCAGCTTTGGTACTGTTCATTCTTCGAAAATTGCCTCCGAAGCGGGTCTCTGAACAGTACCACCCAATAAGATGA